A genomic window from Arthrobacter sp. FW305-BF8 includes:
- a CDS encoding SulP family inorganic anion transporter: MPSPAATDPQPIHPGRSRIPVLARLTSGLRWDLPASLVVFLVAVPLSLGIAAASGAPVMAGLIAAAVGGIVAGSLGGSPLQVSGPAAGLTVIVAGLIEQFGWPVTCAITVAAGVLQVLLGMAKVGRVALAIAPVVVHAMLAGIGIIIVLQQLHVMLGSEAGEAALHNIVALPDSLAAVDPQAAFLGAVVIALLVAWKHMPAAIRRVPGPLVAVVAATLLSLPFNSDVDRITFDGSLLDALALPHLPQGEWTAIAVGVVTIALVASVESLLSAVAVDKMHHGERTNFNRELLGQGAANVTSGMLGGLPVTGVIVRSATNVEAGAHTRKSAVLHGIWVLVFSLLLAGVIQLVPQAVLAGLLIMIGIRLVKVADFQTARVTGDLAVYAATLLTVVFVNLLAGVLIGLALAVLLVLWRVVRASIHAEPLGGTAEGRWRVVIDGSCTFLSLPRLSKVLAAVPSAAHVTVELDVDYLDHPVHDTLEAWRVRHVKNGGSVEIEETGTATLRAAVAGTPARGSSRSALRGGFAPWRSWQRDAAPLAAEAAGHVPAPVRSVLNGVDSYHRRHAHLLRPHVQELSTFQDPDTLFITCADSRLVPNLITSSGPGDLFTVRNVGNVVGSDRLEPSVEASLKFALDELSVTSVVVCGHSGCGAMTALLAGPGPHQQASGQQASVQQASVQQGSGQGTEGQEERCPVESWLDHGRPSLESFHAGHPVQVAAEQAGYGAVDQLAMVNVAVQLERLQQHASLQDTVRSGDVHVTGLFYDIATARVLQITPTGISHLDPLPRAEELAPA; the protein is encoded by the coding sequence ATGCCCTCGCCAGCCGCCACGGATCCACAACCCATCCATCCCGGCAGGAGCCGGATACCAGTCCTGGCTCGCCTCACATCGGGCCTCCGCTGGGACCTGCCCGCGTCCCTCGTGGTGTTCCTCGTTGCCGTTCCGCTGTCGCTCGGCATCGCCGCGGCGTCCGGCGCGCCGGTCATGGCCGGACTGATCGCGGCAGCGGTGGGAGGCATCGTTGCAGGCAGCTTGGGCGGCTCCCCGCTGCAGGTCAGCGGACCGGCAGCAGGCCTGACCGTTATTGTCGCCGGCCTCATTGAGCAGTTCGGCTGGCCCGTCACGTGCGCCATTACCGTGGCCGCCGGTGTCCTCCAGGTGCTGCTTGGCATGGCCAAGGTGGGGCGGGTGGCGCTTGCCATTGCGCCGGTGGTGGTGCACGCGATGCTTGCCGGGATCGGCATCATCATCGTCCTGCAGCAGCTGCATGTGATGCTCGGCAGCGAAGCCGGCGAAGCGGCGCTGCACAATATTGTGGCTCTGCCGGACAGCCTGGCCGCCGTGGATCCGCAGGCTGCATTCCTGGGGGCTGTGGTGATCGCACTGCTCGTCGCATGGAAGCACATGCCGGCCGCCATCCGCCGCGTGCCCGGCCCGCTGGTCGCCGTGGTGGCCGCGACGCTGCTGTCCCTCCCGTTCAATTCCGACGTCGACCGGATCACCTTCGATGGTTCCCTGCTGGACGCCCTTGCCCTCCCGCACCTGCCGCAGGGGGAATGGACCGCCATTGCCGTCGGCGTCGTTACCATCGCCCTGGTGGCGAGCGTGGAGTCGCTGTTGTCCGCCGTCGCCGTCGACAAGATGCACCACGGCGAGCGTACGAATTTCAACCGTGAACTGCTCGGCCAGGGCGCTGCCAACGTGACGTCAGGCATGCTGGGCGGCCTGCCGGTCACCGGTGTGATCGTCCGCAGTGCCACCAACGTCGAGGCCGGGGCACACACCCGCAAGTCCGCCGTCCTCCACGGCATCTGGGTTCTGGTCTTTTCCCTGCTGCTGGCGGGAGTCATCCAGCTGGTGCCCCAGGCCGTGCTGGCCGGGCTGCTCATCATGATCGGCATCCGCCTCGTGAAGGTGGCCGATTTCCAGACGGCCCGCGTCACGGGTGACCTGGCCGTCTACGCCGCCACTCTGCTCACGGTGGTGTTCGTCAACCTGCTGGCAGGGGTGCTGATTGGGCTCGCGCTGGCAGTGCTGCTGGTCCTGTGGCGTGTGGTCCGGGCCAGCATCCACGCGGAGCCCCTCGGCGGAACCGCCGAAGGCCGCTGGCGTGTGGTCATCGACGGCTCCTGCACGTTCCTGTCGCTTCCCCGCCTGAGCAAGGTGCTGGCCGCGGTGCCGTCGGCGGCGCATGTCACGGTGGAACTCGACGTCGACTACCTCGACCACCCGGTGCACGACACCCTGGAGGCCTGGCGCGTGCGGCACGTGAAGAATGGCGGCAGCGTAGAGATCGAGGAAACCGGCACCGCCACGCTCCGCGCCGCCGTGGCGGGAACTCCCGCACGCGGCTCGTCGCGCTCCGCACTGCGCGGCGGCTTCGCGCCGTGGCGGAGCTGGCAGCGGGACGCTGCGCCGCTGGCTGCGGAGGCAGCCGGGCACGTCCCGGCCCCGGTACGGTCGGTGCTTAACGGGGTGGACAGCTACCACCGCCGCCACGCCCACCTGCTGCGTCCGCACGTCCAGGAGCTCTCCACGTTCCAGGACCCCGACACGCTGTTCATCACCTGCGCCGATTCCCGGCTGGTGCCCAACCTGATTACCAGCAGCGGCCCGGGGGACCTGTTCACGGTCCGGAACGTGGGCAACGTGGTGGGTAGTGACCGCCTCGAACCGTCCGTTGAGGCGTCGCTGAAGTTCGCCCTCGACGAGCTGTCGGTCACGTCGGTGGTGGTCTGCGGCCACTCCGGCTGCGGCGCCATGACGGCCCTGCTCGCCGGACCTGGCCCGCACCAGCAGGCCTCAGGCCAGCAGGCCTCGGTCCAGCAGGCCTCGGTCCAGCAGGGCTCCGGCCAGGGTACGGAAGGGCAGGAGGAGCGTTGCCCCGTCGAGTCCTGGCTGGACCACGGACGGCCGAGCCTTGAGTCGTTCCATGCGGGCCACCCCGTCCAGGTTGCAGCCGAGCAAGCCGGGTACGGCGCGGTGGACCAGCTGGCCATGGTCAATGTTGCCGTCCAGCTCGAGCGGCTGCAGCAGCACGCCAGCCTGCAGGACACCGTCCGGAGCGGTGACGTCCATGTGACGGGCCTGTTCTATGACATTGCCACGGCACGGGTCCTGCAGATCACGCCCACGGGCATCAGCCACCTGGACCCGCTGCCGCGGGCCGAAGAGCTGGCCCCGGCCTGA
- a CDS encoding phosphogluconate dehydrogenase C-terminal domain-containing protein: MSAEQLTVAVIGAGGKMGMRVSRNLQKSSHTVFYSENSPAGQDRVRAEGREITATDEAVKGADVVILAVPDTVLGVVSEGVVPQMKSGAILLTLDPAAAYAGLLAQREDVVQAVAHPCHPSVFLERTTKEEWADTFGGEGAPQNVVAAIDEDASEATRAAAEATIKVIYAPVIDVHWVTVKQLAILEPTLVETVACMIGTLLNEALHETVNTCGVPEEAAKAMLFGHVQIALTNALRGSNPFSEACEIAIQYGKDTIIKDDWKKIFDDSQLDHVIAKMLKLDAVKR, encoded by the coding sequence ATGTCTGCAGAACAGTTGACCGTCGCCGTTATCGGAGCCGGAGGCAAGATGGGGATGCGCGTTTCCCGCAACCTCCAGAAGTCCAGCCACACCGTGTTCTACTCCGAGAACTCACCCGCCGGCCAGGACCGCGTCCGCGCCGAAGGCCGTGAAATCACCGCCACCGACGAGGCCGTCAAGGGTGCCGACGTCGTGATCCTCGCCGTTCCGGACACCGTCCTGGGCGTCGTGTCCGAAGGCGTCGTCCCGCAGATGAAGTCCGGCGCGATCCTGCTCACCCTGGACCCGGCCGCCGCCTACGCCGGCCTGCTCGCCCAGCGCGAGGACGTCGTCCAGGCCGTGGCCCACCCCTGCCACCCGTCCGTATTCCTGGAGCGCACCACCAAGGAGGAATGGGCCGACACCTTCGGCGGCGAGGGCGCCCCGCAGAACGTCGTCGCAGCCATCGACGAGGACGCATCCGAGGCCACCCGGGCTGCCGCCGAGGCGACCATCAAGGTCATCTACGCCCCCGTGATCGACGTCCACTGGGTCACCGTGAAGCAGCTCGCCATCCTCGAGCCCACCCTCGTGGAGACCGTGGCCTGCATGATCGGCACCCTGCTCAACGAGGCGCTGCACGAGACCGTGAACACCTGCGGAGTGCCCGAGGAAGCAGCCAAGGCCATGCTGTTCGGCCACGTGCAGATCGCCCTCACCAACGCCCTGCGCGGCTCCAACCCGTTCTCCGAGGCCTGCGAAATCGCCATCCAGTACGGCAAGGACACCATCATCAAGGACGATTGGAAGAAGATCTTCGACGACTCTCAGCTGGACCACGTCATCGCCAAGATGCTGAAGCTGGACGCCGTCAAGCGCTAA
- a CDS encoding sugar phosphate isomerase/epimerase family protein — protein sequence MSRIGQGSKIGLSSYAFFWQLSDQVSKPLSIHEALERTAALGVDLFQICDYAPLETMTDDDLQAVRATADSLGISLELGTKGIRPAHLRKFLHIARILGAPLLRTMFNVPGHTPTADEAVEIFTGVLPEFKAAGVRIAIETYEQVPTSRILEVVERVGSLYLGVCSDPANTVAALESPREVIDAVAPHVLNMHIKDFAFSRKEGWVGFTYSGAPLGEGLLDYDYMVRKLQPKERNINQIVEHWLPWQDSEDETIRLENQWTQQSLDFLRSK from the coding sequence ATGAGCCGTATTGGCCAGGGCTCAAAAATCGGCCTGAGCAGCTACGCGTTCTTCTGGCAGCTCTCGGACCAGGTCAGCAAGCCGCTCAGCATCCATGAAGCGCTGGAGCGGACCGCCGCGCTGGGCGTGGACCTGTTCCAGATCTGCGACTACGCACCGCTGGAAACCATGACCGACGACGACCTGCAGGCCGTGCGGGCCACCGCGGACTCGCTCGGGATCAGCCTCGAGCTGGGAACCAAGGGCATCCGGCCGGCGCACCTCCGGAAGTTCCTGCACATCGCCAGGATCCTGGGCGCGCCGCTGCTGCGGACCATGTTCAACGTCCCGGGCCACACCCCGACGGCGGACGAGGCCGTGGAGATCTTCACCGGGGTCCTGCCAGAGTTCAAGGCCGCCGGAGTGAGGATCGCCATCGAAACGTATGAGCAGGTCCCCACCTCCCGGATCCTGGAGGTCGTGGAGCGCGTCGGAAGCCTGTACCTGGGCGTGTGCAGCGACCCCGCCAACACCGTGGCGGCCCTGGAGTCCCCGCGTGAGGTGATTGACGCCGTCGCACCCCACGTGCTGAACATGCACATCAAAGACTTTGCGTTCAGCCGCAAGGAGGGGTGGGTCGGATTCACATACTCCGGCGCACCGCTCGGCGAAGGCCTCCTGGACTACGACTACATGGTCCGGAAGCTTCAGCCCAAAGAAAGAAACATCAACCAGATCGTCGAACACTGGCTGCCGTGGCAGGACTCCGAGGACGAAACCATCCGCCTCGAAAACCAGTGGACCCAGCAAAGCCTCGATTTCCTAAGGAGCAAATGA
- a CDS encoding triose-phosphate isomerase family protein, producing the protein MSLPANPSAAGPSRSGHPKAIIGVSLKMYFGYERTLDWCREVAAIASAHPAVRRGDIELFALPAHPVLPECARILSDAGAAAGAQDIFWEDEGAFTGEVSGKMVAETGGRYAEVGHAERRRIFGEDDDVIGLKTAAAYRNGLTPVLCVGEAGTGTAADAIKHCIREIDGVLNRAGSLGSTGRTIVAYEPQWAIGAPEPASPEFISEVITGLDAHLRSRAGQEDSRVIYGGSAGPGLISQLGPAVAGLFLGRFAHNPAAVRDILDEAAARLGLLEVAA; encoded by the coding sequence GTGTCACTTCCTGCTAACCCCTCCGCCGCCGGTCCATCCCGCTCCGGGCACCCGAAGGCGATCATCGGCGTCAGCCTGAAGATGTATTTCGGCTACGAGCGCACCCTGGACTGGTGCCGGGAAGTGGCCGCGATCGCCTCGGCCCACCCTGCCGTCCGCCGCGGCGACATTGAACTGTTCGCCCTGCCGGCCCACCCGGTCCTGCCCGAATGCGCGCGGATCCTCTCCGACGCCGGTGCGGCAGCCGGTGCCCAGGACATTTTCTGGGAGGACGAGGGCGCCTTCACCGGCGAGGTCAGCGGCAAGATGGTGGCCGAAACCGGCGGCCGGTACGCCGAGGTGGGCCACGCCGAACGGCGCCGCATCTTCGGCGAGGACGACGACGTGATCGGGCTGAAGACCGCTGCGGCCTACCGCAATGGCCTCACCCCCGTCCTGTGCGTGGGCGAAGCCGGCACCGGCACCGCTGCGGACGCCATCAAGCACTGCATCCGCGAAATCGACGGCGTCCTGAACCGGGCCGGCAGCCTGGGCAGCACGGGGCGCACCATCGTGGCCTACGAGCCGCAGTGGGCCATCGGAGCACCCGAACCGGCCTCGCCGGAGTTCATCAGCGAAGTCATCACCGGGCTGGACGCCCACCTGCGCAGCCGCGCAGGCCAGGAAGACAGCCGGGTCATCTACGGCGGCAGCGCCGGCCCCGGCCTCATCAGCCAGCTCGGCCCCGCCGTCGCCGGACTGTTCCTGGGCCGCTTCGCCCACAACCCGGCAGCCGTCCGCGACATCCTGGACGAAGCCGCAGCCCGCCTCGGGCTCCTGGAGGTGGCAGCATGA
- a CDS encoding ribose-5-phosphate isomerase, whose protein sequence is MSAKLRLIVGSDEAGFEYKEALKADLVASELVESVTDVGVDATSHTPYPSVAIAAAELIAAGKADRALLVCGTGLGVAIAANKVPGVRAVTAHDSFSVERSVLSNNAQVLTFGQRVVGLELARRLAKEWLTYTFDESSASAEKVTLIKDYEGVTSC, encoded by the coding sequence ATGAGCGCCAAACTGCGCCTGATCGTCGGTTCCGACGAAGCCGGATTCGAGTACAAGGAAGCCCTGAAGGCGGACCTGGTAGCCAGTGAACTGGTCGAGTCCGTGACCGACGTCGGAGTGGACGCCACCAGCCACACCCCGTACCCGTCCGTGGCCATCGCCGCCGCCGAACTCATCGCCGCCGGCAAGGCCGACCGCGCCCTGCTGGTCTGTGGCACGGGCCTGGGCGTGGCGATCGCCGCGAACAAGGTTCCCGGCGTCCGCGCCGTCACCGCGCACGACAGCTTCTCCGTTGAGCGCTCCGTCCTGTCCAACAACGCCCAGGTCCTCACCTTCGGCCAGCGCGTCGTCGGCCTGGAACTCGCCCGGCGCCTGGCCAAGGAATGGCTGACGTACACCTTTGATGAATCCTCGGCCTCCGCCGAGAAGGTCACCCTGATTAAGGACTACGAAGGTGTCACTTCCTGCTAA
- a CDS encoding dihydroxyacetone kinase family protein — protein sequence MTRLFNEPAAFADEMIEGFVASHGRWVRRVNGGVARSTKSTPDTVALVIGGGSGHYPAFAGLVGQGLAHGAAMGNLFASPSAQQVYSVAKAANNGAGVLLGYGNYAGDVLHFTQAQERLRREGIDCRSIAVTDDVSSAPLAERAKRRGIAGDLTVFKVAAAAAEAGYGMDATVEIAERANDRTRSFGVAFTGCTLPGAETPLFTVPEGRMAVGMGIHGEPGIDETDVPTADQLAELLVAKLLTEVPENLETKGARVVPILNGLGSVKYEELFVVYRRVAQLLTEAGVEAVDPQVGELVTSFDMAGTSLTLFWLDEELETLWNAPADAPAFRRGAVTAAALDTAALNADELSVQAADAVVIPETTDESRAAAVRVLAALAAAKNVVDANVEELGRIDAVAGDGDHGIGMERGVRAAVEAATDAVERGAGAATTLHLAADAWADRAGGTSGALWGMALRAVGDAIGNSNTPDGGAVATGVAGAAASIMGFGKAKVGDKTLVDVLVPFRDALSAAVGSGQSLTDAWGGAATVAQQAAEETANLLPLMGRARPHAEKSLGTPDAGAVSMALIVRAIHNTLAEAKATATTTKENA from the coding sequence ATGACCCGCTTGTTCAATGAACCCGCAGCGTTCGCTGATGAGATGATCGAGGGCTTTGTCGCCTCCCACGGCCGCTGGGTCCGTCGCGTGAATGGCGGGGTGGCCCGCAGCACGAAAAGCACCCCGGACACAGTGGCCTTGGTGATCGGCGGCGGCTCGGGGCACTATCCGGCGTTCGCCGGGCTGGTGGGCCAGGGCTTGGCGCACGGCGCGGCGATGGGCAACCTCTTCGCGTCCCCGTCGGCGCAGCAGGTTTACAGCGTGGCCAAGGCCGCGAACAACGGTGCCGGCGTGCTGCTGGGCTACGGCAACTACGCCGGCGACGTCCTGCACTTCACCCAGGCACAGGAGCGCCTGCGCCGTGAGGGCATTGACTGCCGCAGCATCGCCGTCACCGACGACGTCTCCTCCGCCCCGCTGGCCGAGCGGGCGAAGCGGCGCGGCATCGCGGGGGACCTGACGGTCTTCAAGGTCGCGGCCGCCGCCGCCGAGGCCGGCTACGGCATGGACGCCACGGTGGAAATCGCCGAACGCGCCAACGACCGCACCCGGTCCTTCGGCGTCGCGTTCACCGGCTGCACCCTTCCCGGGGCCGAGACCCCGCTGTTCACCGTCCCCGAGGGCCGGATGGCCGTGGGCATGGGCATTCACGGTGAACCCGGCATCGATGAAACCGACGTCCCGACGGCGGATCAGCTCGCCGAGCTGCTCGTGGCCAAGCTCCTCACCGAAGTCCCGGAAAACCTTGAAACCAAGGGAGCGCGGGTGGTGCCGATCCTGAACGGTTTGGGCAGCGTGAAGTATGAGGAACTGTTCGTGGTGTACCGCCGCGTCGCCCAGCTCCTCACCGAAGCGGGTGTGGAGGCCGTGGACCCGCAGGTCGGCGAGCTGGTCACCAGCTTCGACATGGCCGGGACCTCCCTGACCCTCTTCTGGCTCGACGAGGAACTGGAAACCCTCTGGAACGCGCCCGCCGACGCGCCTGCCTTCCGCCGCGGAGCCGTCACGGCCGCTGCCCTCGACACTGCTGCCCTGAACGCCGACGAACTCTCCGTGCAAGCGGCAGATGCCGTGGTGATCCCGGAAACCACGGACGAGTCGCGTGCGGCTGCGGTCCGTGTCCTGGCCGCCCTCGCCGCCGCCAAAAACGTCGTCGACGCCAACGTCGAGGAACTGGGACGCATCGACGCGGTCGCCGGCGACGGCGACCACGGCATCGGCATGGAGCGCGGTGTCCGGGCAGCGGTCGAGGCCGCAACGGACGCCGTCGAACGCGGTGCCGGCGCGGCCACCACCCTGCACCTGGCAGCCGACGCCTGGGCCGACCGGGCCGGCGGCACCTCCGGTGCGCTCTGGGGCATGGCCCTGCGGGCAGTCGGGGACGCGATCGGGAACAGCAACACGCCCGACGGCGGTGCTGTCGCCACCGGAGTGGCCGGGGCCGCCGCCTCGATCATGGGCTTTGGCAAGGCCAAGGTGGGCGACAAGACCCTCGTGGACGTGCTGGTTCCGTTCCGCGACGCCCTGTCCGCCGCCGTCGGCTCGGGGCAGTCCCTCACCGACGCCTGGGGCGGCGCCGCCACAGTGGCCCAGCAGGCCGCCGAGGAAACCGCCAACCTGCTGCCCCTGATGGGCCGGGCCCGGCCGCACGCCGAGAAGAGCCTCGGCACCCCGGACGCCGGCGCCGTATCCATGGCGCTGATCGTCCGCGCCATCCACAACACCCTCGCCGAGGCGAAAGCTACAGCAACCACCACTAAGGAGAACGCATGA
- a CDS encoding MFS transporter has translation MDTTQSVVERSAIRKVAIRLVPFVALMFFINYLDRTAISFAGPNGMNTDLALSAAQFGFASGVFFIGYILLEVPSNLALHKFGARRWLARIMVSWGIVSLLFTWVGNVEQLYILRFILGVAEAGFFPGAILFLSLWVPARHRSKILALFYLAQPLTTVIGAPLAGLLIQQHGLFGLAGWRVMFFGVAVPAIIIGVIAWFYLADSPAKAKWLTAEEKTWLTGALEKEKKETAASNKHVSVRTVFGNGRVWMLAAIYFGFIYGLYALGFFLPTIIAGFEGIYGAKFDVLQKGLITAIPYLPAAIALYFWSKDATKRGVKTWHIAVPALVGGLSIPLALFAGSPAATIAVITITAMAIFAALPNFWTVPTQFLTGAAAAAGIALINTVGNLAGFSAGYITGWLKDLTGNYTVPMFVVGGFMLLSCVLMVALSRSGKVSEGIAAEALDPTGAGHHSEP, from the coding sequence GTGGACACCACACAATCGGTGGTCGAGAGATCTGCAATCAGGAAAGTGGCTATCCGGCTGGTGCCGTTCGTCGCTTTGATGTTCTTCATCAACTACCTGGACCGCACGGCCATCTCCTTCGCCGGCCCCAACGGCATGAACACCGACCTCGCACTCTCCGCGGCTCAGTTTGGCTTCGCTTCCGGCGTCTTCTTCATCGGCTACATCCTGCTCGAGGTCCCCAGCAACCTGGCCCTGCACAAGTTCGGCGCCCGGCGCTGGCTGGCCCGCATCATGGTGAGCTGGGGCATCGTTTCGCTCCTGTTTACCTGGGTCGGAAACGTTGAGCAGCTCTACATCCTGCGCTTCATCCTCGGTGTGGCCGAGGCCGGCTTCTTCCCGGGCGCCATCCTCTTCCTGAGCCTCTGGGTTCCGGCCCGGCACCGCAGCAAGATCCTTGCTCTCTTCTACCTGGCCCAGCCGCTGACCACCGTCATCGGTGCCCCGCTCGCCGGCCTCCTCATCCAGCAGCACGGCCTCTTCGGTCTCGCAGGCTGGCGGGTCATGTTCTTCGGCGTTGCCGTCCCCGCGATCATCATCGGCGTCATTGCCTGGTTCTACCTGGCGGATTCCCCGGCGAAGGCCAAGTGGCTCACGGCTGAAGAAAAGACCTGGCTGACCGGTGCGCTGGAGAAGGAAAAGAAGGAAACCGCTGCCAGCAACAAGCACGTCAGCGTCCGCACCGTCTTCGGCAACGGCCGCGTCTGGATGCTCGCCGCAATTTACTTCGGCTTCATCTACGGCCTCTACGCACTGGGCTTCTTCCTCCCCACCATCATCGCCGGCTTCGAAGGCATCTACGGCGCCAAGTTTGATGTTCTCCAGAAGGGCCTGATCACCGCGATCCCGTACCTGCCGGCAGCAATCGCCCTGTACTTCTGGTCCAAGGACGCCACCAAGCGGGGCGTCAAGACCTGGCACATCGCCGTTCCTGCCCTGGTCGGCGGACTCAGCATCCCGCTGGCCCTGTTCGCCGGTTCCCCGGCAGCCACCATCGCCGTCATCACCATCACGGCCATGGCCATCTTCGCCGCGCTGCCCAACTTCTGGACCGTTCCCACGCAGTTCCTCACCGGCGCAGCCGCCGCGGCAGGCATCGCCCTGATCAACACGGTCGGCAACCTGGCTGGCTTCAGCGCCGGCTACATCACCGGCTGGCTCAAGGACCTGACCGGAAACTACACCGTCCCGATGTTCGTCGTCGGCGGGTTCATGCTCCTGTCCTGCGTCCTGATGGTGGCGCTGAGCCGCTCCGGCAAGGTCAGTGAGGGCATCGCCGCCGAGGCGCTGGACCCCACGGGCGCCGGACACCACTCCGAGCCCTAA
- a CDS encoding FadR/GntR family transcriptional regulator, protein MSDNSAAATAKISAALGPMEQGSVVSEVAERLLAYFTSGDIAAGTRLPAERTLAASLGVGRSAVREALAALEILGIVIVRPGSGTYLRDGVSELLPRTLSWGLMLGAPRTRELVELRSGLEVQAAQLAAERIDNAALDRMRANLQTMEDNLEDLAAFVEADAAFHREIATSSGNQVLRELLQSIRSLLRIWVDRALTDEGHAAAALKEHRDIFTALEAHDPGAVTATMRSHMQTATRRLLAGFDAAQ, encoded by the coding sequence ATGTCCGATAACTCCGCAGCCGCCACGGCCAAGATCAGCGCCGCCCTTGGCCCCATGGAACAGGGGTCGGTGGTATCCGAGGTCGCGGAACGCCTGCTGGCCTACTTCACCAGCGGAGACATAGCGGCTGGCACCAGGCTTCCTGCCGAACGGACGCTTGCCGCATCCCTCGGCGTCGGCCGGTCCGCAGTCCGCGAAGCGTTGGCAGCCCTGGAGATCCTGGGCATCGTGATCGTGCGGCCAGGCTCCGGCACGTATCTGCGGGACGGCGTCTCCGAACTGCTGCCCCGGACCCTGAGCTGGGGGCTCATGCTGGGCGCCCCCCGCACCCGCGAGCTGGTGGAGCTGAGGAGCGGGCTCGAGGTGCAGGCGGCGCAGCTGGCGGCTGAACGCATCGACAATGCGGCGCTGGACCGCATGCGCGCCAACCTGCAGACCATGGAAGACAACCTCGAGGACCTGGCCGCGTTCGTCGAGGCGGACGCCGCGTTCCACCGGGAGATCGCCACCAGTTCGGGTAACCAGGTGCTCCGCGAGCTGCTGCAAAGCATCCGCTCGCTGCTCCGCATCTGGGTGGACCGGGCGCTTACGGACGAAGGCCACGCGGCCGCGGCGCTGAAGGAACACCGCGACATCTTCACCGCCCTCGAAGCCCATGATCCCGGTGCCGTCACGGCTACCATGCGTTCACACATGCAGACTGCCACCCGGCGGCTGCTCGCGGGGTTTGACGCCGCCCAGTAG
- a CDS encoding sigma factor-like helix-turn-helix DNA-binding protein, with product MLNDHGIREALTKLESEQRDVLVALHYCRLTVAEAAVQLGIPADSVNHRALAALRALRRLLDQRSAAQSLP from the coding sequence ATGCTCAATGACCACGGAATCCGGGAAGCCCTGACGAAGCTTGAGAGCGAGCAGCGGGACGTCCTGGTGGCACTTCACTACTGCCGGCTCACGGTGGCCGAAGCGGCCGTGCAGCTGGGTATTCCCGCCGACTCGGTGAACCACCGGGCGCTTGCCGCGCTGCGGGCCCTGCGCCGGCTCCTTGACCAACGCAGCGCTGCCCAGAGCCTTCCATAG
- a CDS encoding flavodoxin domain-containing protein, which translates to MSVLVAYASAFGSTAEIAERIASRVRDAVNDVECRPVDDVEAASGYDAVILGSAIHNQEWLPAAVSFVSRFSAELEGMPVWCFSVGMSDGLPQFLRARGAALQQERLAQYLRPQVPLRDHKLFSGVYQAAQMPAMLRGLFRLTGGRFGDLRDWDAIDAWAGEVSAQLAAPPAPGP; encoded by the coding sequence ATGTCCGTCCTGGTTGCCTATGCAAGCGCGTTCGGGTCCACGGCCGAGATCGCGGAGCGCATTGCCTCGCGTGTGCGGGATGCCGTGAACGATGTTGAGTGCCGGCCGGTGGACGACGTCGAGGCCGCTTCCGGGTACGACGCCGTCATCCTGGGCAGCGCCATTCATAACCAGGAATGGCTGCCCGCGGCCGTGTCCTTTGTCAGCCGATTCTCCGCTGAGCTGGAGGGGATGCCGGTGTGGTGTTTCAGCGTGGGGATGTCCGATGGGCTGCCCCAGTTTCTTCGCGCGCGCGGGGCAGCGCTGCAGCAGGAACGCCTGGCACAGTATCTGCGGCCACAGGTCCCGCTTCGAGACCACAAACTGTTCTCCGGCGTCTACCAGGCTGCCCAGATGCCTGCCATGCTCCGGGGCTTGTTCCGTCTTACCGGCGGGAGGTTCGGCGACCTCCGTGACTGGGACGCCATCGACGCCTGGGCCGGCGAGGTCAGTGCGCAGCTGGCCGCACCTCCTGCGCCCGGCCCTTAA
- a CDS encoding cupin domain-containing protein, whose amino-acid sequence MPGLVRKNFDSPEETRPFEDGKGQLQLVNMEGGGVGRATFEPGWRWSEHVKPIAGTDSCQAAHMGYFISGRMKVVMDDGEEMEFGPGDFGIIQPGHDAWTVGDEACVVIDWQGFSDYAKR is encoded by the coding sequence ATGCCAGGTTTAGTCCGGAAGAATTTTGACTCCCCCGAGGAGACCCGGCCGTTTGAGGACGGCAAGGGTCAACTCCAACTGGTCAACATGGAGGGCGGCGGCGTCGGCCGTGCCACGTTCGAGCCGGGATGGCGGTGGTCCGAGCACGTCAAACCGATCGCAGGGACCGACAGCTGCCAAGCTGCCCACATGGGCTACTTCATCTCCGGCCGGATGAAGGTGGTCATGGATGACGGCGAGGAAATGGAATTCGGGCCGGGCGATTTCGGCATCATCCAGCCCGGACATGATGCCTGGACCGTTGGCGATGAAGCCTGCGTGGTAATCGACTGGCAGGGGTTCTCGGACTACGCGAAGAGGTGA